The Microbacterium limosum sequence CGACCTCGCCATGGTCGAGGTCCTCCCCACGCGCGACGAGGCGCGGCTCGTCGGCCACCTGGGCCCCGACCCGCTCTCGGATGCCTGGGACGCACGGGAGGCGGCGCGGCGACTGAACGTCGACACCCGCCCGGTGCACGTCGCCCTCCTGGACCAGCGCAACGTCGCGGGCTTCGGGAACGAGTACGCCAACGAGCTGCTGTTCGTGCGCGGCATCCACCCCGAGACGCCCGCCACGGCGGTGGACGCCCTCGCCCTGGTCGAGCTGGGTGCGCGGATGATCCGGCAGAACCTGCCGGGCCCGGGGCGCACGTTCACCGGCGATTCCCGCGCGGGGCGCGGCACGTGGGTGTACGGGCGGGAGCGGCGGGCCTGCCGCCGGTGCGGCACGACGGTGCGGGCCACGACCCTCGGCGCATCGCCCACGAGCCAGCGCAACGTCTTCTGGTGCCCGCGCTGCCAGCCCGCGGTCCGGGACGACCCGGCCACGGCCGCGCGATCATAGGCGCCGCCCGCCACCGGCGCAACGGGAGGATGCAGCGCCAGACGCCCGAGAAGAATGGGCAATCCGGCAGGCAGGCGGCGACGAATGCCTCGTGAAAGCCGATGCGGGGAATGAGGCGGACCCTCCGTCCGTTGTCTCCAGTACTCGACTCCGACCGGAGCCGCGGGAGGAAGAATTGGGCAAGAACTACGTCGACATCGAACGTGACAACGGCGAGACCCTGCGCTACCGCAAGCACGTGAACGGGCGCGGGCTGATCGCCCACGGCGCGAAGGTGCACGCGAGCGCATTCGTCGAAACCGGGGCGTACGTCGAACCGGGAGCGCAGGTCGCCGCGGGCGCGCGGATCCTGCGCGGCGCATGGGTCGAATCCGACGCATTCGTCGGGCGCGACGCGCTCGTGGAGGAGCACGCCCACATCGGGCGCGGCGCCGCCATCGGCCCGGGAGCGCGCATCGGCGTCCGCACCCACGTGGGCGACCACGCGCGCGTGGCGAGCGGCGCCCTCATCGGAGACGACGAGACGATCGCCGACGGACAGGCCGTCGCCACGGATCGCCGCGGCCTCTGGCTCGCTGCCTGAAGGGCCCATCGCGCGGCATGAGCCGCACGTGCGACGGTAGCCTGGGCGGATGACCAGGGGTTCCGGCCGAAGGGCGCGCCGACCCGCGCGGCCGATCGAGCGCGGCAGCCGGAAGCCGCCGCCGAAGGCGCCTTCACCCTCGCGACCGGCCACCGCTCGGGAGCCGGGGTCGGTCGGCGACCGCACGGGCGTCTTCCGCCTGGGGGTCGTGCCCGGCACGACGCCGGGGACCTGGATCTCCCGCTGGCGCGAACGCCTGCCGGGCGTCGAGTTGCAGCTCGTGCCCGTCGAGGCGCGCGAGGCGCGCGAGATCCTCGACGCACGATCCGCCGACGCCGTCCTGGCGCGCCTGCCTCTGCAGGCGGACGGACTCCATGTCATCAGGCTCTACGACGAGGTGCCCGTCGTCGTGTTCGACAAGGCTTCGCATCTCGCGGCCGCCGACGAGCTCCGAGCGATCGACCTCGAGGGCCAGGTGCGTATCGTGCCGGCCGACGACGTCCTTCCGGGACTGGAGCTGCCCGGCACGGTGGCCCCGTCGTTCCCCTCCCTCGCGACCACCGCCGACGCGATCGAAACGGTGGCGGCGGGGGTGGGCATCGTCGTCGTTCCGCAGTCGCTGGCCCGTCTGCACCACCGCCGGGACACCGATTACCGCCCCCTGGCCGACGGACCGGTCTCCACGGTCGCGCTCGCCTGGATCGCGGAGCAGACGACCCCGGATGTCGAGGCTTTCGTCGGCATCGTGCGCGGGCGCACCGCCCGATCCTCGCGCGCGTGAGGACATGCACCCGGGGAGCCCGCCCGCGCCCCGCTCGCCGATCGGCCCCGAATCCGATCGTCCTAGAATCGAGCGCATGACCACCACCGACGCGGGCGGGCGGCCCCTTCTCTACGTGTGCGTGCGCCCGCAGTCCGGCGCCGCCGAGGCCGAATACCGCTCCTTCCGCGAGGCCACGCACCGGGACGAGACGGTCCTCCACGCGCACGACCTGGTGCGGCATCCGCTTCCCCCCGA is a genomic window containing:
- a CDS encoding DNA-formamidopyrimidine glycosylase family protein; this encodes MPEGDTVYRTAHHLHSVLAGSEIVRFDVRVPGSATADLSGQRVREVVPRGKHILHRIGDHTLHSHLKMEGAWHIYRPGTRWRAPTYAARAIVATAQWETVGFDLAMVEVLPTRDEARLVGHLGPDPLSDAWDAREAARRLNVDTRPVHVALLDQRNVAGFGNEYANELLFVRGIHPETPATAVDALALVELGARMIRQNLPGPGRTFTGDSRAGRGTWVYGRERRACRRCGTTVRATTLGASPTSQRNVFWCPRCQPAVRDDPATAARS
- a CDS encoding transferase — encoded protein: MGKNYVDIERDNGETLRYRKHVNGRGLIAHGAKVHASAFVETGAYVEPGAQVAAGARILRGAWVESDAFVGRDALVEEHAHIGRGAAIGPGARIGVRTHVGDHARVASGALIGDDETIADGQAVATDRRGLWLAA
- a CDS encoding LysR substrate-binding domain-containing protein, which encodes MTRGSGRRARRPARPIERGSRKPPPKAPSPSRPATAREPGSVGDRTGVFRLGVVPGTTPGTWISRWRERLPGVELQLVPVEAREAREILDARSADAVLARLPLQADGLHVIRLYDEVPVVVFDKASHLAAADELRAIDLEGQVRIVPADDVLPGLELPGTVAPSFPSLATTADAIETVAAGVGIVVVPQSLARLHHRRDTDYRPLADGPVSTVALAWIAEQTTPDVEAFVGIVRGRTARSSRA